One region of bacterium genomic DNA includes:
- a CDS encoding inositol monophosphatase family protein, whose translation MNTHPEIAPALLLETLVLAVRTAGNHANNNRHRKTESIMVAAHDVKLKLDLECQEIIWDIIRTHFPTHAILAEESSDKGQPADDPHQSPYTWIIDPIDGTVNFTHGLPWWCCSVAVNYHGKTVAGAVYAPATNELFTAARGGTACCNGIPIAVSSVTTLKESMVLTGLDQKFTEQDQRLSRFLAISNAVQKARVIGAAALDMCRVAAGQSDGYFEGGIYTWDVAAAGLIVELAGGRVETLAETSPHRLIYMATNGLIHDELKTLIKGLDYT comes from the coding sequence ATGAACACCCACCCAGAAATCGCCCCGGCCCTTCTACTTGAGACTCTTGTGCTTGCAGTGCGAACCGCGGGGAATCATGCTAACAACAACCGGCACCGTAAGACGGAATCGATCATGGTGGCAGCACATGACGTTAAGCTGAAGCTCGATCTGGAATGTCAGGAAATCATCTGGGATATCATTCGCACGCATTTCCCGACACATGCCATTCTGGCAGAAGAGAGTTCTGACAAGGGGCAACCGGCGGATGACCCGCATCAATCTCCCTATACCTGGATTATTGACCCTATCGATGGCACAGTGAACTTCACACACGGCCTCCCCTGGTGGTGTTGCTCGGTTGCCGTAAACTACCACGGGAAAACAGTTGCCGGGGCCGTTTATGCCCCCGCCACCAACGAATTGTTTACCGCAGCACGCGGAGGAACCGCTTGTTGCAACGGGATCCCTATTGCCGTCTCCAGTGTCACCACCCTCAAAGAATCAATGGTGCTGACAGGCCTTGACCAAAAGTTCACAGAACAGGATCAAAGATTAAGCCGTTTTCTGGCCATATCCAACGCAGTTCAAAAGGCTCGCGTCATCGGTGCGGCGGCCCTGGATATGTGCCGAGTTGCTGCCGGCCAGTCGGATGGCTATTTTGAGGGCGGCATTTACACCTGGGATGTTGCCGCTGCCGGTTTGATCGTGGAACTCGCGGGCGGCCGGGTCGAAACTCTGGCGGAAACCTCCCCCCATCGCCTGATCTACATGGCTACCAACGGCCTCATTCATGACGAATTGAAAACCTTGATCAAGGGGCTGGATTACACATAA
- a CDS encoding ATP-binding protein encodes MDYTSARNFFMGTLRRQLVAGVALVHAVVMMGFIAAFSLREGGGVLTRMVWDGLIYAGLAIIVGSLMAMALSTFFVRRMKVIQAVMESVRDGNINARVVLSGGDEAAALASGFNQMLETLQQRAQEIILLNANLEKHLAERTHQLQCTNKELVAFAYSVSHDLRAPLRAMDGFSGFLEEGYGDKLDDEGRRLLGIIRSNSRKMDRLITDLLTLSRTTQGELLSAKIDMFALVNEVYNKVVSEEIRRQFQFTLRPLPSVWGDPVLLRQVWVNLISNAIKYTMKSSVKAIEVGGDLKNGEAVYYIKDTGAGFNPEYAGKLFGAFQRLHKAEEFEGTGIGLAIVQRIIHRHEGHVWAEGKEHAGATFSFAIPDKTPPA; translated from the coding sequence ATGGATTACACATCTGCTCGCAATTTCTTTATGGGGACGCTCCGGCGGCAGCTGGTAGCCGGTGTCGCATTAGTGCATGCCGTTGTGATGATGGGTTTTATTGCAGCGTTCAGCCTGCGGGAGGGGGGGGGCGTACTCACTCGCATGGTTTGGGATGGATTGATCTATGCGGGGTTGGCCATCATTGTGGGATCCCTGATGGCCATGGCCTTAAGCACTTTTTTCGTCCGAAGAATGAAAGTCATTCAGGCAGTAATGGAGTCGGTGCGAGATGGGAATATAAATGCCAGAGTTGTCTTATCTGGTGGTGATGAGGCCGCTGCGTTAGCGTCCGGGTTTAATCAGATGCTGGAAACTCTTCAGCAGCGGGCTCAGGAAATTATTTTATTGAATGCCAATCTTGAGAAACATCTGGCGGAACGGACTCATCAACTCCAATGCACCAATAAGGAACTGGTGGCTTTCGCCTATTCTGTTTCCCATGATCTGCGTGCCCCTTTGCGGGCTATGGATGGCTTTTCCGGATTTCTTGAGGAAGGATATGGGGATAAACTTGACGACGAAGGGCGGCGGTTGCTGGGTATTATTCGTTCTAATTCACGAAAAATGGATCGTTTAATTACTGATTTGCTGACACTTTCCAGAACTACTCAAGGTGAGTTACTGTCTGCCAAGATCGACATGTTTGCGTTGGTAAATGAGGTATATAATAAGGTCGTTTCTGAAGAGATTCGGCGGCAATTTCAATTTACCTTGAGGCCTCTTCCTAGTGTGTGGGGTGATCCCGTTCTTTTAAGACAGGTGTGGGTGAATTTGATATCGAATGCTATTAAATACACGATGAAATCATCCGTCAAAGCAATTGAAGTCGGCGGGGATTTGAAAAACGGGGAAGCTGTTTATTATATCAAAGATACCGGGGCAGGTTTCAATCCTGAATATGCGGGAAAGCTTTTTGGTGCTTTTCAACGGCTTCATAAGGCCGAAGAATTTGAGGGAACCGGAATTGGCCTGGCCATTGTTCAGCGCATCATCCACCGACACGAAGGGCATGTGTGGGCTGAAGGAAAGGAACATGCTGGCGCAACATTTAGTTTCGCCATACCCGACAAAACCCCTCCCGCATGA
- a CDS encoding glycerol-3-phosphate dehydrogenase/oxidase: protein MNRDIASLSGREFDILIIGGGIHGVTLAREAASAGLNVALVEKSDFCSATSANSLKILHGGIRYLQQANLPRVRQSVLERRTLLQIAPHLVTPLPCAMPTYGHGMKSREVMFCGLLAYDLLSRDRNQGLPLDKTIPNGQIGSRADWLAIAPALNNPCFTGTALWHDAITGNTERLGLGFVTDAVLAGAIVANYVEVTGFQRNGHDVTGVTAIDLITKQPLTIHAKVTVNNTGTWAKETLRKLGEKVTTPEYQCAVAMNIVLRKQLIASHAIGLTAYKEGWKNGRLFFFVPWRDRTMVGTYLRPHTGTPDQLKVTPEDVQSFIDNLNLAYPAAQLKPEDVTFIQAGIMPAADKDVAPNGEPSLLNHYQILDHAKADHINGLLTILGVKWTTARDVAHRTLAIIQTKLGQPKSSSASVIRPLPGGDIPDLTALINEAIQSGLTEATARHLVGNYGTCYRDIVRLGTGNPLWLKPLGEGTPVTGAEVIFALREEMAQTMTDVVLRRTDLGSAGRPAKAALMNAAVIMARELAWNAPRLDKELAILNALPCWPS from the coding sequence ATGAATAGGGATATTGCCAGCCTTTCGGGGCGCGAATTTGACATTTTAATCATCGGGGGTGGCATTCACGGGGTTACCCTGGCCCGGGAAGCCGCCTCGGCGGGCCTCAATGTGGCCTTGGTTGAAAAATCAGACTTCTGTTCCGCCACGTCAGCCAACAGCCTGAAAATCCTCCATGGCGGCATTCGTTACCTGCAACAGGCCAATCTTCCTCGTGTGCGCCAATCCGTCCTCGAGCGGCGTACATTATTGCAAATTGCCCCCCACCTCGTTACCCCCCTCCCCTGTGCCATGCCAACCTACGGACATGGAATGAAGAGCCGAGAGGTCATGTTCTGCGGCCTGCTGGCTTATGACCTCTTGAGCCGGGATCGGAACCAGGGGCTTCCCCTTGATAAAACGATTCCAAATGGCCAAATTGGCTCACGCGCCGATTGGCTGGCCATCGCCCCGGCCTTGAATAATCCCTGCTTTACGGGCACCGCCCTATGGCACGATGCCATCACCGGCAACACCGAACGGCTTGGGTTGGGATTTGTGACCGACGCCGTTCTGGCAGGCGCCATAGTGGCCAACTACGTCGAAGTCACGGGGTTCCAAAGAAACGGTCATGATGTCACCGGTGTCACCGCCATCGACCTAATAACCAAGCAACCCTTGACGATCCATGCCAAAGTAACCGTAAACAATACCGGAACCTGGGCCAAGGAAACTCTACGAAAGCTAGGCGAAAAGGTCACCACTCCTGAATACCAGTGTGCCGTGGCCATGAATATCGTCTTGCGCAAGCAGCTGATCGCAAGTCATGCCATCGGGCTTACGGCATACAAAGAAGGCTGGAAAAATGGCCGCCTTTTCTTCTTCGTTCCCTGGCGGGATCGCACCATGGTGGGAACCTATCTTCGCCCGCACACAGGCACTCCCGACCAACTCAAGGTCACCCCGGAGGATGTCCAGTCATTCATTGATAATTTGAATCTCGCTTATCCCGCAGCCCAACTGAAGCCTGAGGATGTTACGTTCATTCAGGCAGGGATCATGCCCGCCGCAGATAAGGACGTAGCACCAAACGGAGAGCCCAGCCTCCTGAATCACTATCAGATTCTAGATCATGCCAAAGCGGATCATATCAATGGCTTGCTGACTATTCTCGGAGTAAAATGGACTACCGCACGCGATGTGGCACACCGTACCTTGGCCATCATTCAAACCAAGTTGGGCCAACCCAAATCGAGTTCAGCCTCCGTTATCCGCCCGTTACCGGGCGGGGACATTCCTGATCTAACGGCGCTCATTAACGAAGCAATCCAGTCGGGCTTGACAGAAGCCACTGCACGCCACCTTGTAGGTAACTACGGAACCTGCTACCGGGATATCGTTCGACTGGGAACCGGAAATCCCCTTTGGTTAAAGCCACTGGGTGAGGGAACCCCTGTTACGGGGGCCGAGGTCATTTTTGCCCTGCGTGAAGAGATGGCCCAAACGATGACCGATGTGGTTCTGCGGAGAACCGACCTGGGATCTGCGGGCCGTCCCGCCAAAGCCGCGCTGATGAATGCCGCCGTAATCATGGCGCGCGAACTCGCCTGGAATGCCCCGCGTCTCGATAAGGAACTGGCCATTCTCAACGCCCTTCCCTGCTGGCCAAGCTAA
- a CDS encoding 1,4-dihydroxy-6-naphthoate synthase, with translation MNLSMAYSPCPNDTSMFHDVASGLLANAGYEVSVHLHDVETLNQLALNATFDITKISFYTYLLVRHHYQLLNSGAALGFGCGPLLVSKSPMAPVDITRCRIAIPGKLTTAHLLLQLWAHEVRQKIFVPYDRIMELLRTGEADCGILIHESRFVYQQAGLTCITDLGQWWEQQTGQPIPLGCIVARKTLGNSVIAEVEKMLRRSIIHSRAHPEDSAHYVRAHAQEIDEAIMKKHIDMFVTDFSVDLGEAGHKAIAVLESMARKARVIQ, from the coding sequence ATGAACCTCTCCATGGCCTATTCGCCTTGTCCGAATGACACCTCGATGTTTCATGACGTCGCGTCCGGCCTTTTGGCAAACGCCGGTTACGAGGTATCCGTACACCTTCATGACGTCGAGACACTCAATCAACTGGCACTGAATGCCACTTTCGACATCACGAAAATCTCCTTTTACACTTACCTCCTGGTTCGCCACCACTACCAACTCCTTAACTCCGGCGCCGCGCTCGGGTTCGGCTGTGGGCCGTTACTTGTGTCAAAATCCCCAATGGCGCCGGTCGACATCACCCGCTGTCGAATCGCCATCCCCGGCAAACTCACTACCGCACATCTGCTCCTTCAGCTCTGGGCACATGAAGTCCGGCAGAAAATCTTTGTCCCCTATGACCGCATCATGGAACTGCTGCGTACCGGCGAAGCCGATTGCGGCATTCTTATTCATGAGTCACGCTTCGTATACCAGCAAGCGGGCCTTACCTGCATTACAGATCTCGGGCAATGGTGGGAGCAGCAAACGGGCCAGCCCATTCCCTTAGGCTGTATTGTTGCCCGCAAGACACTTGGAAATAGCGTCATCGCCGAAGTCGAAAAAATGCTTCGCCGATCTATCATCCACTCCCGGGCTCATCCTGAGGACTCCGCTCATTACGTCCGTGCACATGCCCAGGAAATCGATGAAGCGATCATGAAAAAACACATTGATATGTTTGTCACCGACTTCTCCGTTGATCTCGGTGAAGCCGGCCACAAGGCCATTGCCGTCCTGGAATCGATGGCACGTAAGGCGAGGGTGATTCAATGA
- a CDS encoding trypsin-like peptidase domain-containing protein has product MTCYKRQLSPLIRNLLLVIVLNLSWPSFAGIDHQRPSVTKIFVTVQQEDFRQPWQSSPPMSGSGSGFIIKGKRLMTNAHVVSDARFIEVQREGDTRKFSARVLFIAHDCDIAVLEVKDESFFEGTQPLTFGSTLPSLNDAVIVLGYPMGGGRLSLTKGVVSRIDYNLYAHSSIDSHLVMQVDAAINPGNSGGPVLFNNKVIGIAFQGIAASQNIGYTIPLPVIEHFLKDIEDGTYDGYPELGVDHLRTENPALRANLGLPKGSSGVVVANVDPFGAAAGLLKPRDVLLSIDSHPIANDGSVRLEGNSVEYTEFVERKQCTESIYFTIWREDKTLAIIVPLKRKPDPFIFRQTYDEKPDYLIIGGLIFSPLSRGYLATLGTDLNTPAAQHLLYTARYAKLDNLIKDRTQFVLLTGRLPHPVNTYCASHFNQILASVNGQPIRNIRDIPDALLKAPQGFHVFRFEGRDDPLIMDASLTAKADAEILTQYSIPTISHIPSQEAKQ; this is encoded by the coding sequence ATGACTTGCTATAAACGTCAACTTTCCCCTCTTATCCGGAACCTTCTACTGGTCATCGTCTTGAACCTTTCATGGCCGAGTTTCGCGGGGATTGACCATCAGCGTCCGTCGGTTACCAAAATTTTCGTTACCGTTCAACAGGAAGATTTCCGCCAGCCTTGGCAGTCCAGCCCCCCGATGAGCGGCAGTGGTTCGGGTTTTATCATTAAGGGTAAGCGCCTGATGACCAACGCCCATGTCGTTTCAGATGCCCGATTTATAGAGGTTCAGAGGGAGGGCGATACCCGCAAATTTTCAGCCCGTGTTCTTTTTATCGCCCACGACTGCGATATTGCAGTGTTGGAAGTTAAAGATGAATCATTTTTCGAAGGAACCCAACCCCTGACGTTTGGATCCACCCTTCCAAGTCTGAATGACGCCGTGATTGTATTGGGATATCCGATGGGCGGCGGCCGCCTTTCGCTCACCAAGGGTGTGGTCTCCCGGATTGACTATAACCTCTATGCCCATAGTTCGATTGACTCGCATCTGGTCATGCAGGTGGATGCCGCCATTAATCCCGGCAATAGCGGGGGCCCAGTTCTCTTCAATAATAAAGTGATCGGCATTGCATTTCAGGGAATCGCCGCCTCACAGAATATTGGTTACACCATCCCGCTTCCCGTGATTGAGCATTTCTTGAAAGATATTGAAGACGGCACCTATGATGGATACCCGGAATTAGGGGTGGATCATCTCCGTACTGAAAACCCGGCCTTGCGCGCCAACCTCGGCCTCCCCAAGGGCAGTAGCGGCGTAGTCGTCGCCAATGTGGATCCGTTCGGCGCAGCGGCGGGGCTTCTCAAGCCCCGCGATGTTCTGCTATCCATCGATTCCCATCCCATCGCCAACGATGGGTCCGTACGACTGGAGGGTAACAGCGTTGAATACACTGAGTTTGTTGAGCGCAAACAATGCACTGAAAGCATTTATTTCACCATTTGGCGGGAGGATAAAACGCTGGCCATCATCGTTCCCCTGAAACGCAAGCCCGACCCCTTCATCTTCCGCCAAACCTACGATGAAAAGCCCGATTACCTGATTATCGGCGGTCTGATTTTTTCCCCGCTCAGTCGCGGTTATCTGGCCACCTTGGGAACGGATCTCAACACTCCGGCCGCCCAACACCTGCTCTACACAGCACGTTATGCCAAGTTGGACAACCTGATCAAGGATCGCACCCAGTTTGTTCTACTCACCGGGCGTCTGCCCCATCCCGTGAACACCTATTGTGCCAGTCACTTCAACCAAATTCTTGCCTCTGTTAATGGCCAGCCCATCCGCAATATTCGCGATATTCCCGATGCTTTACTAAAAGCACCCCAGGGCTTCCATGTATTCCGTTTCGAGGGGCGGGACGATCCCCTCATCATGGATGCAAGCCTAACGGCTAAAGCAGACGCTGAAATTCTAACCCAATACAGCATCCCTACCATCAGCCACATCCCGTCTCAGGAGGCCAAACAATGA